A region from the Lolium perenne isolate Kyuss_39 chromosome 4, Kyuss_2.0, whole genome shotgun sequence genome encodes:
- the LOC127294740 gene encoding uncharacterized protein has translation MALSSSRPHHLLRRFHASAQALARVDPHEHSQPSAYLGSWGQSAPAAAAAAGGGDTREAWARLERLRKGYARDVGTLRKQYAYEAQLLEAERQRKAEARAEAVRAANEERKAAKAAAAQTRAAERRVFELDFRQALMRERAEKLESWRNKEKLKAQKKTDSRELLRKKSSMWISEDKMETKILQAIMHTTPL, from the exons atggcgctCTCCTCCTCCCGGCCGCACCAcctcctccgccgcttccacGCCTCCGCCCAGGCTCTCGCGCGGGTGGACCCGCACGAGCACTCGCAGCCAAGCGCCTACCTCGGGAGCTGGGGCCAgtccgcccccgccgccgccgccgcagcgggTGGCGGCGACACGCGGGAGGCGTGGGCGAGGCTCGAGCGGCTGCGCAAGGGGTACGCGCGCGACGTGGGGACGCTGCGCAAGCAGTACGCCTACGAGGCGCAGCTGCTGGAGGCCGAGCGGCAGCGCAAGGCGGAGGCGCGCGCCGAGGCCGTCCGCGCCGCCAACGAGGAGCGCAAGGCCGCCAAGGCCGCCGCCGCGCAGACAAGAGCCGCAGAGCGCCGCGTCTTCGAGCTCGACTTCCGCCAGGCCCTC ATGAGGGAAAGAGCTGAGAAGCTGGAGAGCTGGAGGAACAAGGAGAAACTCAAAGCACAGAAGAAGACGGACAGCAGGGAGCTCCTGCGCAAGAAGAGCTCTATGTGGATCTCCGAGGATAAAATGGAAACGAAGATTCTCCAGGCTATCATGCATACCACGCCTCTCTGA